The following is a genomic window from Qingrenia yutianensis.
GACGGTGACAAAGACTTAAAACCTCTTATTCTTCCCGATTTTGACAAGGAAGAGAGAAAAGATATGGGCGGATATCCCCTAAATCCGCAGTATACTTTTGAAAATTACATAATAGGTCAGTCCAACCAGTTTGCACAGGCGGCGGCTCTTGCCGTTGCGGAGGCACCGTCCATTTTATACAACCCGTTTTTCATATACGGCGGTTCGGGACTCGGCAAAACTCATCTTATGAACGCTATCGGCAACCGCGTTTTGGAAACTTATCCCGAAAAAAAAGTTGTGTACGTTTCGTCGGAGCAGTTTGTGAACGAGCTTATCAACTCCATAAGACAACAGCGAAACGAAGAATTCCGCAGCAAATACCGCACAATAGACGTGCTGATTGTGGACGATATTCAGTTTATTGCCGGAAAAACGAGCAGTGAGGAAGAATTTTTCCACACTTTTAACTCTCTTTTTCTTGCCAACAAGCAGATTGTTATATCGAGCGACCGTCCGCCGAAAGAACTTCACACTCTTGAAGAAAGGCTCCGCACCCGTTTTGAAAGCGGTCTTTTGGTTGACATTCAGCCTCCCGATTTTGAAACGCGAGCGGCTATTTTGAAGCAAAAAGCGGAACAGTTTAACCTTGATATTGACTACGACCTTATCACATATATAGCGTCAAACATAAATTCTAACGTGCGTGAGCTTGAGGGAACGATTAAAAAAATAACCGCCCTCACAGGATTTTCAAAACGTCCAGTAACGCTTGAAATTGTGGAAAATGCGCTTGCGGATTTCAATGTGGTCAATGCCGGAATTATCACTCCGTCAACCATTATAACACTTGTTGAAAAACATTTTAATTTAAAAGAAAATTCGCTTGTCAGCTCAAAACGCAGCAAAGATGTTGCCTTTGCGCGCCATATTGCTATGTATATAATGCGCGAACTTACCGAAATGTCCACGCCGAAGATAGGTCAGGAGCTGGGCGGACGCGATCATTCCACAGTTTTAAACGGAATAAACAAAGTGGAAGAGGCTATAAATACCGATTCGAGCATTAAAAATCTGGTTAACGACATTATTAAAAACATCAGAAACAGATAAAATGCGAAAAAAGTTATCCACATACCTTTTTTATTACTTTTTCCACATATCCACAAATTGAGTATTGGGTTATCCACAAAAAGTTGATAAATATAAGTTATCCACAGGTGAATAAAAAATTTGGAAAATTCTGCAAAATTGTATCTGTTGTAACTGTGGATACTCAATACACTTTATCCACAATGTTATCCACAGCCTGAATTTACCTTTGCAAACCATAAAACCGACATTTTACACACTATACACACCGCCTAATAATACTTATGCTTATTTAAAATAAATATTATATTTACTATTCTATTGTAAATAACTAATATATTATATATTACTGTAAGGAGCTTATAAATTATGAAATTTTATTGTTTAAAAGAAGAATTGGCAGACGCTCTTAACAATGTTTCAAAAGCAACCAACTCGGCAAACAATATAGAAATTTTAAGAGGTATAAAGCTTGAAGCAAAAGAAGGATTGACTCTTTATGCAACAAATCTTGAAATATCAATAAAATGCACAATAGAGGCAAACGTTACCGAGCCGGGCGAAACGGTGCTTGTTGAAAAACATTTTAATTTAAAAGAAAATTCGCTTGTCAGCTCAAAACGCAGCAAAGATGTTGCCTTTGCGCGCCATATTGCTATGTATATAATGCGCGAACTTACCGAAATGTCCACGCCGAAGATAGGTCAGGAGCTGGGCGGACGCGATCATTCCACAGTTTTAAACGGAATAAACAAAGTGGAAGAGGCTATAAATACCGATTCGAGCATTAAAAATCTGGTTAACGACATTATTAAAAACATCAGAAACAGATAAAATGCGAAAAAAGTTATCCACATACCTTTTTTATTACTTTTTCCACATATCCACAAATTGAGTATTGGGTTATCCACAAAAAGTTGATAAATATAAGTTATCCACAGGTGAATAAAAAATTTGGAAAATTCTGCAAAATTGTATCTGTTGTAACTGTGGATACTCAATACACTTTATCCACAATGTTATCCACAGCCTGAATTTACCTTTGCAAACCATAAAACCGACATTTTACACACTATACACACCGCCTAATAATACTTATGCTTATTTAAAATAAATATTATATTTACTATTCTATTGTAAATAACTAATATATTATATATTACTGTAAGGAGCTTATAAATTATGAAATTTTATTGTTTAAAAGAAGAATTGGCAGACGCTCTTAACAATGTTTCAAAAGCAACCAACTCGGCAAACAATATAGAAATTTTAAGAGGTATAAAGCTTGAAGCAAAAGAAGGATTGACTCTTTATGCAACAAATCTTGAAATATCAATAAAATGCACAATAGAGGCAAACGTTACCGAGCCGGGCGAAACGGTGCTTGATGCAAGAATGTTTTCGGACATTATAAGAAAATCTGATGACGGACCTATAAACATTGAAATAAACGACAAAAACGAGGCTACAATTTATACATCTAAAAACAAATTTAACATTGCCGGTATCAGCGCGGAAGAATTTCCTAAATTCCCCGACGTTTATTCTTCTTATGTTCTCACATTTGAGTCTAAGGAATTTAAAGATATTGTGCGCGATACTGCATTTGCCGCGGCACAGGACGAATCGCGTCCCATTCTTACCGGTGTTAAATTTGAGGTAGGAAAAAACGAACTTAAGCTTGTTTCAATAGACGGCTACCGTATGGCTATCCGAAAAATGCCGATAAAAGAGCAGGAGGAAGAATTTTCTTTTATTGTTAAGGGAAGAATATTAAACGAAGTTTTGAAAATACTCCGCGATGACGAAACGGAAGTTGAAGTTTCTCTCTCAAACAACAGCGTTGTGTTTAAATTTGAAAATACGGTGATAGTTTCATCTCTTATGGGCGGTGAATACATAAATTACGAGCAATTTATTCCGAAAGAAAAGAAATTTTCCATAAAAATGGACAGACGCCTTATCACACAGACGGTTGAACGCGCGTCGATAATTATAAACTACGATGATTCGCGTCTGCCGATAATTTTGGATATTGACGGCGGTGTTATGTGCGTTGACTGCGTATCGAAAAAAGGAAATTTCCACGAAGAAATAGAAATAGAGCAGACTTCCGACACACTTTGCATAGGTTTGGGAAGTAAATTTTTCCTGGACGCTCTCAAAGCGTCGTCAAACGATAATATTATTATGGAATTTAACACCGAGCGTTCGCCTCTCGTTATACGTCCGACCGAGGGCGACGAGTTTTTCTATATGGTTCTTCCGCGCGAATTTAAAAGATAGGTGAAAAAATGGAAATTATAAAAATAAAAACACCTTTTATTCAGCTCCAGCAGCTTTTAAAATTTGCCGGCGTTGTTGAAGAAGGCACGGATGCGAAAATTCTTATACAAGAGGGATATGTTACTTTAAACGGCGAAACCGAAACAAGGCGCGGAAAGAAAATTTATCCCGGAGACGAGGTTTTAATTTCATACGACGGGCAGAAAATATCGTTAAAGGTTGACGGTGAAAATATTTGAAAATAAATTCTTTAAACCTTCACAATTTCAGAAATTATAAGGACGAATTTTTGACATTTTCCGACAATTTTAACCTTATCTACGGTGAAAACGGGCAGGGAAAAACAAATATTATCGAGGCCTTTTATTATTTCTGCACCGGCAGGTCGTTTAAAAACGTAAAAGACAAGGAAGTTGTTTTATTCGGCGAAGATACGGCAAAAATTAAGATAGAATTTGAAAAATTCGGTTCCTTAAATTTTGCGGAAATTTTGCTTAAAGATGAAAAAATTATCACATTAAACGGTGTAAACATAAAAAAATTAAGCGAGCTTGTAGGCTTTGTAAAGGCGGTTTTGTTCACTCCCGACTGTCTTAATCTCATTAAAGGCGCACCGAGTGAAAGAAGGCATTTTTTAGACGTTTTTATATCGTCGCTTTATCCTGTTTATTTTAAGCTTCTTCTTAATTATTACAAGGTTTTAAAGCAGAAAAACACTCTTTTGAAATCGTTTAACGCCGATGAAAATTTGATTTATGTGTGGAATGAAAAACTTGCGGAATTTGCTCATCTTATTTTTAAATACCGCGCGTTTATAATAGACAAAATTTATCCTTATTTAAAGGAATTTCAAAGTGAAATTTCGGGCGGAAGAGAAAATCTCGATATTTTTTACAATCCGTCGGTTAAAGAAAATTTTAACGACAGGGAAAAGGTTCTCCAATATATAAACGAGCATACGAAAAAAGAGATTGACGCGGGATTTTGCCTTGTCGGACCTCACCGCGACGATTTTTCTCTTTTTATAAACGGCAAGGATTTGAAACATTACGGCTCACAGGGGCAAATAAGAACGTCGGTTTTGTCGCTTAAACTTTCGGAATGTGAGGTTACGGGAGAAATCTGCGGAGAATATCCCGTTCTTTTGTTTGACGATATTACAAGTGAAATTGACATAAAAAGGCGCGGTTTTCTTTTTGAAAAAATAAAGGATAAGCAGACATTTATGACCTGCACCGAAAAGGAAAACGTTAAAAACGCCAATTTTATACACATAAAAAACGGCAAAGCTGTTAATTAAACAGTGCCTGAAAGGGGAAAAAATGTGTATCTTCATCTGGGTGCAGACGTTGTGGTGAAAAAAGACGATATTATAGCTATTATGGATATGGAATCGTCGTCGCTTTCGCGCACAACCAAAGAATTTTTGAAAAATGAAGAAATGATGGGCAGAGTTATAAACGTTGATGTTGAAAATCTTCCGA
Proteins encoded in this region:
- the dnaA gene encoding chromosomal replication initiator protein DnaA, with product MERLEGIWQEALTLMEEEFADQQISYKTWIKSITPLTMTEESISLKVPTPINKTMICERYMDLIKNSVFYITGKDYQIDVIVDGDKDLKPLILPDFDKEERKDMGGYPLNPQYTFENYIIGQSNQFAQAAALAVAEAPSILYNPFFIYGGSGLGKTHLMNAIGNRVLETYPEKKVVYVSSEQFVNELINSIRQQRNEEFRSKYRTIDVLIVDDIQFIAGKTSSEEEFFHTFNSLFLANKQIVISSDRPPKELHTLEERLRTRFESGLLVDIQPPDFETRAAILKQKAEQFNLDIDYDLITYIASNINSNVRELEGTIKKITALTGFSKRPVTLEIVENALADFNVVNAGIITPSTIITLVEKHFNLKENSLVSSKRSKDVAFARHIAMYIMRELTEMSTPKIGQELGGRDHSTVLNGINKVEEAINTDSSIKNLVNDIIKNIRNR
- the remB gene encoding extracellular matrix regulator RemB; the protein is MYLHLGADVVVKKDDIIAIMDMESSSLSRTTKEFLKNEEMMGRVINVDVENLPKSYVLVKYNKDDAFVYISPIATQTLLKRANHSNLFDV
- a CDS encoding RNA-binding S4 domain-containing protein — its product is MEIIKIKTPFIQLQQLLKFAGVVEEGTDAKILIQEGYVTLNGETETRRGKKIYPGDEVLISYDGQKISLKVDGENI
- a CDS encoding helix-turn-helix domain-containing protein, with the protein product MKFYCLKEELADALNNVSKATNSANNIEILRGIKLEAKEGLTLYATNLEISIKCTIEANVTEPGETVLVEKHFNLKENSLVSSKRSKDVAFARHIAMYIMRELTEMSTPKIGQELGGRDHSTVLNGINKVEEAINTDSSIKNLVNDIIKNIRNR
- the dnaN gene encoding DNA polymerase III subunit beta produces the protein MKFYCLKEELADALNNVSKATNSANNIEILRGIKLEAKEGLTLYATNLEISIKCTIEANVTEPGETVLDARMFSDIIRKSDDGPINIEINDKNEATIYTSKNKFNIAGISAEEFPKFPDVYSSYVLTFESKEFKDIVRDTAFAAAQDESRPILTGVKFEVGKNELKLVSIDGYRMAIRKMPIKEQEEEFSFIVKGRILNEVLKILRDDETEVEVSLSNNSVVFKFENTVIVSSLMGGEYINYEQFIPKEKKFSIKMDRRLITQTVERASIIINYDDSRLPIILDIDGGVMCVDCVSKKGNFHEEIEIEQTSDTLCIGLGSKFFLDALKASSNDNIIMEFNTERSPLVIRPTEGDEFFYMVLPREFKR
- the recF gene encoding DNA replication/repair protein RecF (All proteins in this family for which functions are known are DNA-binding proteins that assist the filamentation of RecA onto DNA for the initiation of recombination or recombinational repair.), which encodes MKINSLNLHNFRNYKDEFLTFSDNFNLIYGENGQGKTNIIEAFYYFCTGRSFKNVKDKEVVLFGEDTAKIKIEFEKFGSLNFAEILLKDEKIITLNGVNIKKLSELVGFVKAVLFTPDCLNLIKGAPSERRHFLDVFISSLYPVYFKLLLNYYKVLKQKNTLLKSFNADENLIYVWNEKLAEFAHLIFKYRAFIIDKIYPYLKEFQSEISGGRENLDIFYNPSVKENFNDREKVLQYINEHTKKEIDAGFCLVGPHRDDFSLFINGKDLKHYGSQGQIRTSVLSLKLSECEVTGEICGEYPVLLFDDITSEIDIKRRGFLFEKIKDKQTFMTCTEKENVKNANFIHIKNGKAVN